Genomic window (Sulfurimonas sp.):
ACAAATGCTTCAGAACAAGACTCAGAAATACAAAGCCCACTTTTACAACTTCTTCAAAATAGAACTAATTTGATGGTTACTGTTTCAAAGCAGATTCAAAATAGTGATGTTGTTGATTTATCATCAAAAGTCTATTTTTTAGGAGTCATATCGTTGTTAGATAGCCTCTTTAATGTAGAAATGGAAATAATTTTAGATGAGTTAAGTATCGATAGTACTATTAAAGAAGCGTTGTATAGCCAAGATAGCTTACTCGGCGAGATATACATGTTTGCTAAAAACTTAGAAACTTTTAATGTTAAAGATGTTGAAGATTTTTGTGATAAGTACAATATAGAAACTCAAGAGTTGGAAAAATTAACTTTTGATGTTATTCAAAGTGCGACAGAGTTTGAAAATTCAAAAAATGCGTAATTTACGCACTTTGCAATAGTTTAAAGAAGTTTTTATAACTATCTACAACTTCTTGATTTTTCCTATTTAGTATATAAAATTCTATTGCTTTTTTCCCTAACCTTGGTATATCGTTTTTAACTGCCCAAGAACTAACTGTTCCTTCTGGAACTTCTAAGATTTTTGCAAGATTTTTTTGTGTAATTGCTAGTGTGTGACAAACATCTTTTACAACATTACTCTTTACTTTTTTTATTTTTCTTGGAGGTTTAACTAAATCCATAGCTTGGGGTTTATTTTCTATTGTGCTAATATCATCAGATTTTTTTTCTATCCACTCTATAACATCAGTTGCATTGAGCACCCATTCTCTAGCATTTAGTGATTTTACAATTTCATTACAAAATTTTACAGCATTTTTGGAGGCAAATTCTGTGTTACTTATTTGATGAAGGATAGAAAATGCTAGTTGCATAGAGCCAGAGCCACCAGTTCCCCAGTCAAAACCATTTTTTGATTTAGCAAAAAGATTATATTTTATTGGTAATTCTACTTCTCCATAAGTAACATATCTGCTTCCAAGTAGTGCCTTGTATCCTTTAAATACATAGTTGTTTCTAGTTGTCATAATTCTCTCTTATATTTTAAAAGTGTAATGTTGATTGTCATTTTTAGAGTTTACATTTTTTGAAGAAAAAGATACTCTGTAAATAACATAACTAATTAACACTAGCAATAAAAATACCAATAACCAAACTAACATGATCAAATTCCTTGATTTATTGTATATTTATATCGACAAAATCTATATTTTATTAATATTTTTGTTTTTTTTAAGTAGAATTGCACAACTAAAGACCATAAATTTAAGGAAAAAAAATGTCAAATATAGAAAAATTAGAAGACCTTCTTCTAAAAAGCGTTATTCCAGATATAGAAGAAAGACTAGATGAAATCTTTGAAGAAATCTCTGATAGTAAAGAAGCAAGTTCAGATGCAAAAGAAGAGATAGAAGAACTTCGAGAATTTAAAGAAGATTTAAAAGATGTTTTAAATGATATAACAAACGGGGATATAGAAGAAGATGAGGCTAAAGAACTAATAGATGATATCTTAGAAGCACAAAAGGGTGATGAAGAAGATTTTGGCTTCGTAGAGGAAGATTAGCGCTTATTAACATTCCCCTAACATATAGATAATACTATTTTATTATCTATATCAAGGGGTCCATATGAATTGGCGTAGTAAAACTGAAGCTTCACTCGAAGTATATAATTGCCCCTAAAAATGAGAGTGTAAAAACAACTGTTATGAGCGGAGTTAAAATAGGCAGTATGAAAGCTGCCTAAAAAGTATTTTTTGATACAATTACGAAATCTTATGTAGCAGTTTAATCAGGTGTTGCACTTACTATTTGAATTGGCGTTTTATCTTTTTTGAAAATAAATCTTACTGAATTGGTGTCTTAGATTTTAGGGGGCATTATATTTAGCTAATTCCATATTTTTAACATATCATTTGTATATCTATTATTTTTTAATTTAAGATTTTTTTGTATATAATGTGTTTGAATAAAAAGTTGTATTTTTCAACAGAAGGAGATTAAATGAAAAAGGTATTTATTTATTTTATTGTTATCGTATTTGCTTTGACCGGATGCGCAACACATAAAAATGAAAAGTCGCTATTGGAGAATGAGGGATCGGGGAGTTTTTTAAACCTCTCTAGTGAGAAGAATAAAAGCTTAGAGAAATCTGGGGTGACATCATGCAGCTGTCCTGGATTTAACTATACTGCAGGAACAGGAGCATTGAGTAGAAGCTATCACGCTAGTCAATGTTCAGCTTCATGTCCATCTTCAAATTATGCTTCTTGTAATTGTATGGTTACAAGTTTTTCAGTGGCTGGAACTTATTATAACTCATGTGGATGTCGATAAATATAATAAGCATCTACATATAGAGGAAAAATTCTTTCTCATTCCACCTTCCCCAAGATGGAATGAATAGAAAATATTTAATTTGATTTTGACATATTAAAAAGTGTGGAGAATGGAAAAGTAAAGGTAATATCGTTCAGCGTACTCAAGAGCTACAATCAATTATTAAATATCAAAAGAAAAAAGCTATTTCAATTAGAAAGTTCTATTCCTTATCAAAATTTAATACAAATGCTTATACACCAGTTTACAACTGATAAAATAAAATTGAGCGTATAAATCTACAAGTAAACTTGGGAATTATAGAGAAGGTATCGAACTATATTTTAGATTGTACAAAACTTCCCATCTCAGAGACTATTGTCTCGATAGTTCCTTCGCCAGAAATTACTTTTAAAACATTTTTAGAAGTGTAGAAAGCTTGTATGTCTGCTAGAGGTTCAGTGTAGACTTTCATACGGTTATCAAAGACTTCATTGTTGTCATCAGCACCACGAGCACGACCAAGAACTCTGTCTCTTGCAGTTTCTTCGCTAACTTCAACTTCTATGACGCTACAAAGCTCTAAAGATGAGTCATCACTACATAGATATTCATCTAAAGCGTTTAACTGCTCCATACTTCTAGGGTAACCGTCAATGATGATAACATTATTAGGTGCATTTTTAATCGCATTTACAATAGTTTTAATAGCTATGCCAATAGGAACTATAAGTCCCTGTGAAATATAGCTATCTATCTCTTTTCCTATCGCACTACCACTAGTAACTTCAGCTCTAAGCATATCACCTGTTGAGTAGTGAGTGATATTATCATTGTTTTGAGCTATCAACTCAGCATCTGTTGTTTTTCCAGAGCCTGGCGCACCAATGATTAAAAAGAGTTTTTTACCTTTAGTTTTTATCACTATTTTTGCTCTCTTAGGCGAATATGTAAATCTCTAAGCTGAGTATTATCAACCGCACTTGGAGCTTTTGTTAAGATACAAGAAGCTTTTTGAGTTTTTGGAAAAGCTATAACATCACGAATACTAGATTTTTTAGTTATAAGCATCATAATTCTGTCAAAGCCCATAGCAAAACCACCATGCGGAGGTGCTCCAAACTTAAGTGCATCTAGTAAGAAACCAAATTTTTCTTGTGCTTCTTCTTCACTAATGCCAAGAAGTTTAAATACTTCTGATTGAACAGCTTCTTTGTGGATACGAATAGAACCACCACCAAGCTCTGTACCATTTAAAACGATATCATAAGCAATGGACTCTATCTCTTCAACATCATCTTTATCTGTATCTTTTGGTTGCGTAAATGGATGATGAAGTGCTTTTACTCTTCCGTCTTCAACTTCAAACATTGGAAAATCAACTACCCATATAAACTCATAAGCATTTTTATTTATAAGATTCATTTTTTCATGCTCAGCAATAAAGTTTCTAAATCTTCCCATATAATCTAAAACAGTCTTTTTATCACCTGCACCAAAGAAAACAACATCACCAACTTCAAGCTCAGTTCGCTCTATTAAAAGAGCTATATCTTCTTCACTAAAAAACTTAATAAGTGGACCTTTTAGTCCATCTTCTTTCATTTGAAAGTATCCAAGTCCATGAGCGCCAAACTGGCGTACAAATGTTTCAAAACCTTTCATCTCTCTTTTAGAAAATACCAAATCAGCACCAGGAACTCTAAGAGCTTTTATGCGGTTCACATGGGGTTTCTTAGCTATATTTGTAAAGATTTCATTATCGCATCTCTCAAAAATATCAATTACATCTACCATTTTAAGGTCATATCTCATATCTGGTTTATCAGAACCGTAAAGCTCCATAGCATCGTTATAAGTTATACGGTTAAAAGGAGGTTTCACATCAACGCCACAAGCACCAAACATAGCAACAAGAAGTTCTTCTGCAATTTTCATAACATCTTCTTGGTCACAAAAACTCATCTCAACATCTATTTGAGTAAATTCTGGCTGTCTGTCTGCTCTTAAATCTTCATCACGAAAACATTTTGCTATTTGAAAATATTTATCAAATCCACCAACCATTAAAAGTTGTTTAAATAGTTGTGGTGACTGAGGAAGAGCGTAAAACTCTCCACTGTGAACACGAGAAGGTACAAGATAATCTCTCGCTCCCTCTGGAGTTGATTTTGTTAAAATAGGTGTTTCAACTTCTAAAAAAACCGTTTGCATCTAGGATATTTCTAGCTGCTATGGCTGCTTTAGAACGAAGACGAAATGCTTCATACATAGCTGGGTCACGAAGCTCTAAATATCTATATTTTAGTCTTGTTTCTTCTCCAACATTTGGGTCACCAATTACAAAAGGGATAGGAGCACTTTTATTTTCAATAATTAACTCAGTAACTATAATCTCAATAGCGCCTGTCTTTAGACGAGGATTTGTTAAACCTTCTCCACGAAGGCGAACGGTACCCTTTGCTATAAGAACATACTCATCACGAACACCATCTGCAACTCTGTGAGCATCTGCTCCATCTGCTGGATCGCAAGTTAGTTGAATAAGACCTGTTTTGTCGCGTAAATCGATAAAAATAATCCCACCATGATCACGATAACTATTTGCCCAACCAGCTAAAACAACATCTTTGCCTACATCTTTTTCACTTAAATTTGTACAATAATGACTTCTCAAAATATAGAATCCTATATATAATTTTCGCGATTATATCCAAAGTAGTCTTATGTTAAGTAGTGGAGGGTATAATATAGAAAAATATTATAAAGAGTGATTTTGCATAGTAAAAATATTAAAAAAGTTGGTGTAATTCTTAGACCTTCTACTCCAGAATTAAAAAGCACCTTTCATAAAATGGAAGAAATTTTTAACAAGTATGATATTGATGTGTACCTTGACAGTGCGAGTGGTGACATGATAGAACTTGTTGGAATGGACTTTGATATGCTTTGTCAGAGAGTAGATGCTTTAGTCACTCTTGGTGGTGATGGAACACTTATCGCCACTGTTAGAAAATCTTTTGATTATAATTTACCAACCTTTGGGGTTTATGCTGGAAATCTTGGTTTTTTAGCAGATGTCAATATGGACGAACTTGATGAATTTGTACAAAACATAACTCTTAAAAAATACAGAATAGATGAGCGTTCCGTTCTTGAAATCATAATGACAATAAACTCAAAACAAACAAAAATGTATGCTTTTAACGATATAGTTTTAACTCGTCACTCAGTGTCAAATATGATTCATATCGAAACCCTTATCGATGGAAAATCTTTTAATACTTACTATGGAGATGGCGTTATAGTTTCCACACCGACAGGTTCAACAGCTTACAATATTTCAGCAGGTGGACCTGTTGTTTTCCCTCTATCAAATGTTTTTACACTAACTCCGATTTGCCCTCATTCACTAACACAAAGACCGATGGTTTTGCCAGGTACATTTTCTATGGAGATGAAAACACCTCGTGCAAATGCTATGGTTATAGTAGATGGACAAGATATACATGAACTTGCTCAAGGGGAAAGTGTTTACATAAAACTAGCCGAGAGAAAAGCAAACCTTATCCACAGAGAAGAGTTTAACTATTTTGATGTTTTAAAGGAAAAGCTTAGCTGGGGTGAGTAAATATGACAAAATGCAATATTTTATAGCAAAATACAAAAAATACTATACAATTTCTCAAATATTAAAAATAACAAGGCTATAAAATGATAGAGAGATTTTACTTAAAAGAGTATCTTAGTTTTAAAAATGTTGAGATAGCACCAAAGTCAGGTTTAGTTGTATTTACTGGACCTAGTGGAAGTGGTAAATCAATACTTATGAAGTCTATACTTTCATCTTTAGGAGCTGATACCTGCGAGGCATCTTTATGTGAGTCAAGTGTTACTTGGGATATAAATAATGATGAATATTCTATTGAAAATGAAGATATAAATACCTTTAAGTATATTAAAAAAGAAAAAGCAAGATATTTTATAAACAATCAAAGCATCTCTAAAAAAGCAATTTTAAAGCTAACATCAAACTATTTGCGTCACCTTAGTTTAAAAGATTTCAGTGATTTTGAAAATGAAAATCTTATCTCAATTTTAGACAATAGAATTCAAAAAAACTCCCATGATATATTTAGTTTAAAAGAGGAGTATAAAAACACTTTTTTTGAATATAAAAAAATAAAAGCAGATCTAGAAACTTTAGAAAAAGAAGAAAAAAAGATTGAAGAATTAAAAGAATTTGCATCTTATGAAATAACTAAAATACAAGAAATAAACCCACAAATATCAGAAGATGAAGAGTTACTTAAAATAAAAAAAGAACTCTCAAAAAAAGAAAAAATACTAGAAAAAATATCTTTAGCAAATTCTATTTTTGAAAATGAGCATTTTGTTAGTGGTGCACTAGATGCTCTCGAAGTTGACAGTTCATTTTTTGATGATTCTATGAATGAACTAAGAGCTATGTTTGAGAGTGCTGAGGCTAGGTTTACTGCCTTAGAGGATGTTAATATAGAAGATGTATTAAACCGCATACAAGAGATAGCAGGGCTTAAAAAAAGATATGGAAGCGTTGAAGAAGCCATCAAATATAAAGAGCAAAAAATTATAGAGTTACAAAAATATGAAAACATTGAAATAACAAAAGATAAGCTAATAAAAGAAGAAAAAAAACTAAATAAAAAAGTAAAAGAGTTGGCTGTAACTTTAAGTAAACTAAGAACAAAAGAGATAGATGCTTTTAGCAAAGACTTAAATTGTTATTTAAAAGAGTTGTACTTAAGAGATGCTCAAGTTGTTTTGAAAGACATGGAGCCTACAGAGTATGGAAAAGATGAAGTTTCAATATTACTCAATAATACTCAGTTGCAAAAAATAAGCACAGGAGAGTTCAATAGACTTCGCCTTGGAATTTTAGTTTTAAAATCAAAATTTATGAATGCTGATGGCGGTATTTTAATGCTAGATGAGATAGATGCTAATCTTAGCGGGGAAGAGTCTATGAGTGTTGCAAAAGTGCTAAAACAGCTTTCAAA
Coding sequences:
- a CDS encoding DUF6166 domain-containing protein → MTTRNNYVFKGYKALLGSRYVTYGEVELPIKYNLFAKSKNGFDWGTGGSGSMQLAFSILHQISNTEFASKNAVKFCNEIVKSLNAREWVLNATDVIEWIEKKSDDISTIENKPQAMDLVKPPRKIKKVKSNVVKDVCHTLAITQKNLAKILEVPEGTVSSWAVKNDIPRLGKKAIEFYILNRKNQEVVDSYKNFFKLLQSA
- a CDS encoding lipoprotein; the protein is MKKVFIYFIVIVFALTGCATHKNEKSLLENEGSGSFLNLSSEKNKSLEKSGVTSCSCPGFNYTAGTGALSRSYHASQCSASCPSSNYASCNCMVTSFSVAGTYYNSCGCR
- a CDS encoding adenylate kinase; this encodes MIKTKGKKLFLIIGAPGSGKTTDAELIAQNNDNITHYSTGDMLRAEVTSGSAIGKEIDSYISQGLIVPIGIAIKTIVNAIKNAPNNVIIIDGYPRSMEQLNALDEYLCSDDSSLELCSVIEVEVSEETARDRVLGRARGADDNNEVFDNRMKVYTEPLADIQAFYTSKNVLKVISGEGTIETIVSEMGSFVQSKI
- a CDS encoding NAD(+)/NADH kinase; this translates as MHSKNIKKVGVILRPSTPELKSTFHKMEEIFNKYDIDVYLDSASGDMIELVGMDFDMLCQRVDALVTLGGDGTLIATVRKSFDYNLPTFGVYAGNLGFLADVNMDELDEFVQNITLKKYRIDERSVLEIIMTINSKQTKMYAFNDIVLTRHSVSNMIHIETLIDGKSFNTYYGDGVIVSTPTGSTAYNISAGGPVVFPLSNVFTLTPICPHSLTQRPMVLPGTFSMEMKTPRANAMVIVDGQDIHELAQGESVYIKLAERKANLIHREEFNYFDVLKEKLSWGE
- a CDS encoding AAA family ATPase codes for the protein MIERFYLKEYLSFKNVEIAPKSGLVVFTGPSGSGKSILMKSILSSLGADTCEASLCESSVTWDINNDEYSIENEDINTFKYIKKEKARYFINNQSISKKAILKLTSNYLRHLSLKDFSDFENENLISILDNRIQKNSHDIFSLKEEYKNTFFEYKKIKADLETLEKEEKKIEELKEFASYEITKIQEINPQISEDEELLKIKKELSKKEKILEKISLANSIFENEHFVSGALDALEVDSSFFDDSMNELRAMFESAEARFTALEDVNIEDVLNRIQEIAGLKKRYGSVEEAIKYKEQKIIELQKYENIEITKDKLIKEEKKLNKKVKELAVTLSKLRTKEIDAFSKDLNCYLKELYLRDAQVVLKDMEPTEYGKDEVSILLNNTQLQKISTGEFNRLRLGILVLKSKFMNADGGILMLDEIDANLSGEESMSVAKVLKQLSKHFQIFVVSHQPQLTSMGEQHFLIYKDKEESKVKELDFKQRVDEIARIISGEDISKEAISFAKELLEKNR